One Magnolia sinica isolate HGM2019 chromosome 2, MsV1, whole genome shotgun sequence genomic window, AAAAGATCATTCTatcgaatgaaaaaaaaaaacaggtagaAAGACATTAGGAAGTATGGGATTTCCTGAGAATGGTTTAAAATATCATCAAGATACCAAGTCATCTTGGTAGAGACAATTCAAGGGCCCAATCCAGAAAAGAGTCCTGCATCAGATGAATTCCTAGCAACTCATTCCAACTAGTTGAATTTGTGTGTGATTCGTCCCTTATCGCACGTATCCAGACCAACTCAATAATCAATAAGACCTGTCCAGATCATAGTAAGATTGGCATGCTAGGACTTCGTGCAGACTGAGTTGGACACACCGAAACTAGTATTCTAATACATGATTTCAGAAGATGAAGTTCTTAAATGAGAGGACATGGACATACTTGGAATAGCTTGATTTCTGACTTATCAAAGCCTGGCATGAAAAGGGTCACTGACTTCTGGGCGTGGTTGAATTTGACTGATGACTGGCAACAGTTGCCTGCCGTAGAAAGGAGGCTCTGTGCACTTTTACCAAGAACTTTGAGGGTTGCATTCCAATCTACAGATGAATCCATTGAAAAATGTGGCAGAAGCGCAAAAGGTAGGGGTGCAATCTTCTTCTGAGCAGCTTCCACTGACTGTATGCATGATTCCGGAGCAAAACCAAAGGCTCCAGAAATTTGTGCTCCTGCTTGGATTGCGCATCCCCAATAACGTAATGCACAAGTGATAGATCTTGCATTGCTTGGATCCATAACAAGGTAGCAGCTGAACTTCAATGGTTCAGTGAATGCAGCTGATGTTTTCTGCAAAACATAAAGCCAATAATGGCAGCTGATTAGTAAATATAACAACTGCGAGGCAAAATATTGAATGGAAAGACGTATGTAACTATAGTAATACCTCTAGAATTCCTTCTACATCATCCCATATTTGTGCAGTTGTTCCCACATCCGTGCCAAACCCACCATTGAACCCTAGAGTCTCATCTGCAAGTTTCATGAGAGAAGGAGAAGTCAACCTCCCAAGATCGGTCTTTTCAGCTATGCTCCGGAAATATTTCAGATACCATCTGCagatgtttacatgtcattctTGGTACAATCTAATGGTAAACGGGGCAGGTCAATGTGGAGATAGAGAGGCCCTACCTTGCTCTCTCAGCCGCACCAATCATCCGTAATGTCTCCTCAGAGCTAATTCCGTCATATACAATTATATcaaacttttcttgtgagttatTTCTTCCACTTGCAGCCCCTCCACGAAATCCTACAAGTTTCTCAATCTCTATAACTGAAAGAACTGAATCCATCCCCGGTAGCACCCCAAGCTCTTCTCCCACCACCTATCATATGATAAGATGCATAAACAAAGCCCTCTACAAAGAAAAGAAACGGAGCTGTGTTACGTCCTTCTACAGACGtggaaaaattgaaatggaagCCCTACTGTTTCTAAcctaatgaaaataaaattttgaataccCACCCCTTGAAGAACTCCTTGGGTCAAATTAAGACGAGCATCGGCTTTCTTCATCCGATTGAGAGGTTCAAGAAGCATCTATAtttaataaatagataaataaatccCATTTGTGTCCATACCCATTCAACATATTAACTCAAAAGGAGTCAAAGCAGAAGAAAATGCAAGAAGTGCATACCTTGGTGGTTTCTAACCTAACAGCCGAAAGATTGTCACTGAATACCGTAGGAGAAGTTCCAATCTTGCAGCCCATCAGGTATTCAGCAGTTGGGTCTTGAGAATGTATGACCAAGCATGTATGCAATCCCAGCTTTGCATAATACTGAGAATTAAAAATTAATTCAGTGTCATTCTAAGCCAAAAAGatgaaagaaagtaaaaaagaaagaacGGAAAAGAATAGGAAGAACTTGTAAACATAATTGGTATATGATGTAGTGAGGACCCTCCATCGAGAAAGGGATAGACATTCTATCTGGTGCAGgtgtcttttttgtttttttcagtGCAAGGGGTCTACCCCTATCATTTCTCAAAGTGCTAGttcaaaattcaagaaaatgagGTGAATTTGATTATGGTTATCAAGCAGTCACAGCATGAATTCGAAAACAAAAGTGGATCTTGAAATAGAAAACACGAACCTTGGTAGATCTACATGATTTTTTTCACaacaattaaaagaaaagaagCGAAAAGAAAGATTACATCATTGTTCTGAATTAAAAATTTGCTTTGATTGAATCAGAATAGCATATCAACTTGACCATATGCACAGCAGTATTCATTTGAAACCATTTTTAAATGTCTTGATTAGCTCTCCTGTATGCAATGGAAATCAGGGCTGTCAATGTGCTGGGCCTGGAGTTGCTTCAGCCTCGATTTTAAACAGGTTGGCAGGCCAGGCCTAAATTTGAGTTTCCTaggcccaagcctggcccattgGCAACACTCATAGTCAAAATCGTTATCTTTTCTTGAAATAGTGATTGTAGTGCGAGTTTGCTACATTGTGACTCTGTGATGCAGCAgcatttgggcccaagattcatcTCACTCCCTAAAATCAAGGTTCATGGGGAATCATGTGCGGATCATCATCTGTGACCCTAAAGGGCATCAAAAGCTGGACActaatcatgtggaccccacctttgatggacATGTGACACATACAAGCCTTAGGATGGGAGGATGAACTTCTCTCAAAATTTTTTAAGATATTCTCTTGTTGGACTTTTTTAATTGAGAGATCTTCTTTCTTGGTTCCTATTTTTTAAGAGTTTATAATTAGAAGCATATAGTtagtatgtgtgcgtgtgtgtgtgtgtgtgcgcgcgcgtgtatTCCTTCTTTGAAATGTTTACTATTAGCAAACCTAATTGGTTTCTCTTTTACGAGTCCTCAATTAGTAACGTGTCATTGAGAGAGTTTGTTCTCCTTTTTTTAGTAGTCTCAGGATTTAGGAGATGTGAAGATTATTTTCTATAAAAGCCATCTAAGGGATTGCTATTGGATTACTGATGTTGAATGTATATAATTAGAGTTTTCTATGAGAGAATAAGATGAAGAAACGGGCATTCCTTCTCTTGCTCTTTGATTTTGAATTTGGGTTCTTCAACCATTGCTAGATTGCACATTTTCAGAGGTTTATGTTCTTCAGTGCTCAAGTTGTTTACCAAATTCAAAAACTTCGATTGTAGTTGGTCTTGCTGTGGATTCCGCAGGTACCTGTGTTGCTTCAGTTCATATTTAGAGCAAGTTTGATAGCTGGCATATGACAGATTGCTTAACCAGATCCAAGGTTACTGAAGGAAGCCTACTGCAGTTCCAATCATTCCATTAGGCAGGATGCAAAATTAGCCAAAGTTTCTCCAAAAGTtgggtgtttgtagaaatgcatgcaaaGGGTTCAAAAAGTTGCTTAACTCGCACAGATTTCTACAGAGATTGTGCTTGTTgaccatttaacaaaattgtcagaTCCACAAACGGAGCACGAAATTATCAGAGTTCTGCACAGATTTGCTTAATTTAAGCAGAGCAAGTTTGATTGCCGGTGAACAACAGGTTGGATTTATTACCTAGTCAGATCTGAGGTCACCAGAGGGAGACTGTTGGAGATCCAATCATTCCATTTGACGGGTTGCGTTATTAGCCCAAGTTTCTCCAAAGGTTGGATACCTGTAGAGATGCATGCCAAGTGTTCAAAATTTGTTTAGCTCGTGCAAATTTCTAAGAAGGTTTGATGAATTACAATTGTGCTCGCTGAGCATCATCTAAGCACTACAGAGGGTTGGTCACATCTATCCTCTACATGTATTTGACGGATCGCCTTAACATCACTGAAGTTCTTCATGATGGTCAGTTGATGCCTAGAGCATGCATGTTCTATCAATTGCATAATCTAGGTTACCTAATCCAGACAATTTCCATTTCCTTTATGCCACAACAAAATACCATCTGAACAAAAGCATGCACCTTATCTCATAAAGCCATCAAATCATCAATAATCCCATGACAACCTTCCAAATCAAACTAATCAAGACCATACATCTCCTTGGTCCCACAAGTTACGGGTTGATGACAATATACTCTTGATACAAGAGATAAGAAGAATGACCTCATAGAGCAAATAATCAAGAAGTTGACCCAACTCATCAAGCTCAAATGCTACAACATCAAGTAAATGAGATTGTGTTGCAAATAGAGCAACTTGACACCTAAAGATTGAGCCACATTGGTCATGAAGCCATTAGCCCGCAAGTGTCGTCTAACGATTGATGGACAAAACTGTGGAAGTCTTCGGCCCTTGCATCGACATTGAGATTCCACAAACCTTTTTAGATGTAGTTCATGAAGTGGTGCCTGATGTACATGTTAACGAGTTGGATCTCGACGCAGCTCCAATCTTTGAGAAGGAACATGAGTATATGAACATCATTCCAAATCTAATTTTCCATGAGAAAGGTGTTGAGAATCACAATGCCATTGGAGATCCAATCTTCAACAAAGAGCCAAAGGAAGTTGGCATGACTCTCAGTGAAGAGAGTCAGTTGCATGCAGTTGTTCTCATTCTTGCCGATTTGGATGAGCACATTGCGATTGTTACGGCCAAGTCCGATGAGTTTACAGCAACACCATTGCCTTTCATAAAGTCTTTTGAAGATGAGTTGTGAGAAGGATTCCTTAAGCAAACTTAATTGCATTTCTTGCCTATGAGGTACGTCACACTCAACTCCAGCAATATGATATATGGTGTTATACAGACTTCTAGAAAACAAGACTTAAGGACGAGTACTTTTCAATCATGGGAGTCTGATGCAGCGGAAATTGGGCCCATAACTCACTTCACCATTTGATCATCAGTGGCACAATCAACAAAATCAATGGTCTAGCTTCATGTGGAATCATGTGTGGATCATCATGCTTCGACCGGGGGACATCAACAGTTGGAAAGCGATGTGCAATCCCCACCTTTCATGGAC contains:
- the LOC131237791 gene encoding uncharacterized protein At1g26090, chloroplastic — translated: MALVIYPVSSSPSILHRNPNNLLLRNPNLLRFRCRKDRRRDQAPFMAASSDRPPKSTKLVTFLGKGGSGKTTSALLAAQYYAKLGLHTCLVIHSQDPTAEYLMGCKIGTSPTVFSDNLSAVRLETTKMLLEPLNRMKKADARLNLTQGVLQGVVGEELGVLPGMDSVLSVIEIEKLVGFRGGAASGRNNSQEKFDIIVYDGISSEETLRMIGAAERARWYLKYFRSIAEKTDLGRLTSPSLMKLADETLGFNGGFGTDVGTTAQIWDDVEGILEKTSAAFTEPLKFSCYLVMDPSNARSITCALRYWGCAIQAGAQISGAFGFAPESCIQSVEAAQKKIAPLPFALLPHFSMDSSVDWNATLKVLGKSAQSLLSTAGNCCQSSVKFNHAQKSVTLFMPGFDKSEIKLFQYRGGSELLVEAGDQRRVICLPPGIQGKVGGAKYSDRSLVITLR